The Synchiropus splendidus isolate RoL2022-P1 chromosome 11, RoL_Sspl_1.0, whole genome shotgun sequence genome contains a region encoding:
- the rom1b gene encoding rod outer segment membrane protein 1b has protein sequence MVLLKMKFTQQRRVRLAQGLWLLSWLAVVCGAFISSLGLYLKTELLRRSEVMDNSEIHLVPNILIMVGLASIGTNWVAGRMCQDSLDASRFPRWKVFLLPWFIVAATLCYLLMAVVVLSYVLQGSLEESLKVGLRNGIRFYKDTDVPGRCFQKETIDRLQMEFRCCGNSNFKDWFEVQWVSNRYLDFTSKDVKDRIRSNVDGRYLLDGVPFSCCNPVSPRPCMQYHLTDNGAHYNYEFQSEELNLYSRGCRQALIDYYMGLMNSTGPGVLSVIIIQMSVLLSLRYLQTSVEAAMSLEDPDGDSEGYLLEKGLKETIEDLKVKALVLLKFGRVDPSAAAGGTTDAGKEDNTAEKAATPTPAS, from the exons CTCTTCTCTCGGACTGTatctgaagacagagctgcTCCGGAGATCAGAG GTGATGGACAACTCAGAGATCCACTTGGTACCAAACATACTGATAATggtgggcctggcctccattgGAACCAACTGGGTGGCCGGTCGAATGTGCCAGGACTCACTGGATGCAAGTCGTTTTCCACGCTGGAAGGTTTTCCTGCTGCCCTGGTTTATAGTCGCTGCCACTCTCTGCTACCTGCTCATGGCAGTTGTTGTGCTGAGCTACGTCCTGCAGGGCTCGCTGGAGGAGTCACTGAAG GTGGGTCTGAGAAATGGCATCCGGTTCTATAAAGACACAGACGTACCCGGCCGCTGTTTCCAAAAAGAGACCATCGATCGTCTGCAAATGGAGTTCCGATGCTGTGGAAACAGCAATTTCAAAGACTGGTTCGAGGTTCAGTGGGTCAGCAACAGATACTTGGACTTCACCTCCAAGGATGTCAAGGA TCGTATCCGCAGCAACGTGGACGGCCGCTACCTTCTAGATGGAGTTCCTTTCAGCTGCTGTAACCCGGTCTCTCCGCGCCCCTGCATGCAGTACCACCTGACCGACAACGGCGCCCACTACAACTACGAGTTCCAGTCCGAGGAGCTGAACCTGTACAGCCGGGGCTGCAGACAGGCTCTGATCGACTACTACATGGGCCTGATGAACTCCACTGGTCCCGGCGTTCTGTCTGTCATTATCATTCAG ATGTCGgtgcttttaagcctgagatatcTGCAGACCTCTGTGGAAGCGGCTATGTCTCTTGAGGATCCCGACGGCGACAGTGAGGGTTATCTCCTGGAGAAGGGGTTGAAAGAAACCATTGAGGACCTGAAAGTCAAAGCCCTTGTCCTGCTGAAGTTTGGCCGGGTTGACCCCTCCGCCGCAGCTGGGGGAACCACAGATGCAGGGAAGGAAGATAACACCGCAGAGAAAGCTGCCACCCCGACTCCAGCCAGCTAG